Proteins encoded together in one Camelus dromedarius isolate mCamDro1 chromosome 11, mCamDro1.pat, whole genome shotgun sequence window:
- the LOC105101599 gene encoding apolipoprotein L2 isoform X1, protein MTSETSRDYPDPESFFEAVVESLRDILSREELSHLLTEVLNRFVAEGNLSREEADALREYLNELKADLALSDRDMLLREQLSKKRFLKRFPRVKRKLEESIRKLHALADKVDKDHRDCTIYKVAATSAGAASGLLTIAGLALAPATAGVSLALSATALGLGATAAVTSVATSVKEHKSMSLAEIMAHPLMSSAIHKWKVVKEILLHNMPQIVSTEEKLTEAVQRIEMNICAIKLVNANPGFGEDLFRFLTTGQISYQSGKRLQEVLKGTGLAMAKGARVLAVASAGSLLVMDVGYLVKEAMHLHEGAKAEFSEQLRQRARELEKRLEELTGSYESLQQGLCSTPAPHSGPGSRGPCGAKKQR, encoded by the exons ATGACGTCAGAAACCAGCCGGGACTACCCAG ATCCTGAGAGCTTCTTTGAGGCTGTTGTCGAATCTCTGCGGGACATACTGAGCAGAGAGGAACTGTCACACCTGCTGACTGAAGTCCTAAACAGATTTGTGGCTGAGGGCAACTTGTCCAG GGAAGAGGCAGATGCACTGCGTGAATACCTGAACGAGCTGAAAGCAGACTTGGCCCTGAGCGACCGAGACATGCTGCTAAGGGAGCAGCTGAGTAAGAAGAGGTTTTTGAAGAGGTTTCCTCGGGTGAAACGGAAGCTTGAGGAAAGCATAAGAAAGCTGCACGCACTTGCAGACAAGGTGGACAAGGATCACAGGGACTGCACCATCTATAAGGTGGCGGCCACCTCTGCTGGTGCAGCGTCTGGCCTCCTGACCATTGCTGGCCTGGCTCTGGCACCCGCGACAGCAGGGGTCAGTCTGGCACTCTCGGCAACTGCGTTAGGGCTGGGGGCCACAGCTGCTGTGACCAGTGTGGCCACCAGTGTGAAGGAACACAAGAGCATGTCGTTAGCAGAAATCATGGCCCACCCTTTGATGTCATCTGCCATCCACAAATGGAAAGTGGTCAAGGAGATTCTACTGCACAACATGCCACAAATTGTTTCCACAGAAGAGAAACTCACAGAAGCCGTGCAACGCATTGAAATGAATATCTGTGCCATCAAGCTGGTCAATGCCAACCCTGGCTTCGGTGAAGATCTGTTTCGCTTCCTGACCACGGGGCAGATCTCATACCAAAGTGGCAAGCGGTTGCAGGAAGTTCTTAAAGGCACAGGTCTGGCAATGGCCAAAGGAGCCCGGGTCCTGGCTGTGGCCTCTGCAGGCTCCCTCCTTGTGATGGATGTGGGCTACCTGGTGAAAGAGGCAATGCACCTGCATGAGGGGGCAAAGGCAGAGTTTTCCGAACAGCTAAGGCAGCGGGCCCGGGAGCTGGAGAAGAGGTTGGAGGAGCTCACTGGGAGCTATGAGAGTCTGCAGCAGGGCCTGTGTTCCACCCCCGCCCCACACAGCGGACCAGGGAGCAGGGGCCCGTGCGGGGCCAAGAAGCAGAGGTAG
- the LOC105101599 gene encoding apolipoprotein L2 isoform X2, whose translation MQTSQGGLKHPESFFEAVVESLRDILSREELSHLLTEVLNRFVAEGNLSREEADALREYLNELKADLALSDRDMLLREQLSKKRFLKRFPRVKRKLEESIRKLHALADKVDKDHRDCTIYKVAATSAGAASGLLTIAGLALAPATAGVSLALSATALGLGATAAVTSVATSVKEHKSMSLAEIMAHPLMSSAIHKWKVVKEILLHNMPQIVSTEEKLTEAVQRIEMNICAIKLVNANPGFGEDLFRFLTTGQISYQSGKRLQEVLKGTGLAMAKGARVLAVASAGSLLVMDVGYLVKEAMHLHEGAKAEFSEQLRQRARELEKRLEELTGSYESLQQGLCSTPAPHSGPGSRGPCGAKKQR comes from the exons ATGCAGACATCACAGGGGGGTTTAAAAC ATCCTGAGAGCTTCTTTGAGGCTGTTGTCGAATCTCTGCGGGACATACTGAGCAGAGAGGAACTGTCACACCTGCTGACTGAAGTCCTAAACAGATTTGTGGCTGAGGGCAACTTGTCCAG GGAAGAGGCAGATGCACTGCGTGAATACCTGAACGAGCTGAAAGCAGACTTGGCCCTGAGCGACCGAGACATGCTGCTAAGGGAGCAGCTGAGTAAGAAGAGGTTTTTGAAGAGGTTTCCTCGGGTGAAACGGAAGCTTGAGGAAAGCATAAGAAAGCTGCACGCACTTGCAGACAAGGTGGACAAGGATCACAGGGACTGCACCATCTATAAGGTGGCGGCCACCTCTGCTGGTGCAGCGTCTGGCCTCCTGACCATTGCTGGCCTGGCTCTGGCACCCGCGACAGCAGGGGTCAGTCTGGCACTCTCGGCAACTGCGTTAGGGCTGGGGGCCACAGCTGCTGTGACCAGTGTGGCCACCAGTGTGAAGGAACACAAGAGCATGTCGTTAGCAGAAATCATGGCCCACCCTTTGATGTCATCTGCCATCCACAAATGGAAAGTGGTCAAGGAGATTCTACTGCACAACATGCCACAAATTGTTTCCACAGAAGAGAAACTCACAGAAGCCGTGCAACGCATTGAAATGAATATCTGTGCCATCAAGCTGGTCAATGCCAACCCTGGCTTCGGTGAAGATCTGTTTCGCTTCCTGACCACGGGGCAGATCTCATACCAAAGTGGCAAGCGGTTGCAGGAAGTTCTTAAAGGCACAGGTCTGGCAATGGCCAAAGGAGCCCGGGTCCTGGCTGTGGCCTCTGCAGGCTCCCTCCTTGTGATGGATGTGGGCTACCTGGTGAAAGAGGCAATGCACCTGCATGAGGGGGCAAAGGCAGAGTTTTCCGAACAGCTAAGGCAGCGGGCCCGGGAGCTGGAGAAGAGGTTGGAGGAGCTCACTGGGAGCTATGAGAGTCTGCAGCAGGGCCTGTGTTCCACCCCCGCCCCACACAGCGGACCAGGGAGCAGGGGCCCGTGCGGGGCCAAGAAGCAGAGGTAG